Proteins encoded by one window of Hippoglossus hippoglossus isolate fHipHip1 chromosome 15, fHipHip1.pri, whole genome shotgun sequence:
- the zgc:110045 gene encoding poly(rC)-binding protein 3 isoform X1: MSDKEEMASDGSLNVTLTLRLLMHGKEVGSIIGKKGETVKKMREESGARINISEGSSPERIVTITGPTEGIFKAFSMIALKFEEDITAAMTNSNVTSKPPVTLRLVFPGSQCGSLIGKGGSKIKEIRETTGAQVQVAGDMLPDSTERAVTISGTPQAITQCVRHICSVMLESPPKGATIPYRPKAIPAGAHAVLAPQHHAQAFAIPGQYAFAHQDLTKLHQLAMQHIPLPSLGQSNPTFPGLDASAHTSSQELAIPNDFIGCIIGRQGSKINEIRQVSGAHIKIASATDGSAMRQVTITGSLASISVAQYLINASLEMAKYTMQAASAATSVDLNMSFAQSAPTASAAATSMAVLAATTQAPTTINVQSPSTLSAFQNPHYAVPVSSLLGMKTLPVLAMHPAAASSLAQSLSPFTAKMQTSGIKKSDRQKFAPY, from the exons ATGTCTGACAAGGAAGAGATGGCTTCAGATGGGAGTCTGAATGTTACATTGACGCTGAGGCTGTTGATGCATGGAAAG GAAGTTGGCAGCATAATTGGCAAG AAAGGAGAAACCGTAaagaagatgagagaggag AGTGGTGCTCGTATCAACATATCAGAGGGCTCTTCTCCTGAGAGGATTGTCACCATCACAGGACCCACAGAGGGCATCTTTAAAGCTTTCTCCATGATCGCACTGAAGTTTGAAGAG GACATTACTGCAGCAATGACAAACAGCAACGTGACAAGCAAGCCACCTGTGACACTTCGCCTGGTTTTCCCAGGGAGCCAGTGTGGCTCACTGATTGGCAAAGGAGGCTCAAAGATTAAAGAGATCAGAGAG ACCACAGGCGCCCAGGTTCAGGTGGCTGGAGACATGCTGCCGGACTCCACAGAGAGGGCTGTCACAATCTCGGGCACTCCACAGGCCATCACTCAGTGTGTAAGACACATCTGTTCTGTCATGCTGGAG TCTCCACCGAAAGGAGCGACTATTCCCTACCGTCCAAAGGCCATACCTGCAGGTGCTCATGCAGTATTAGCACCGCAGCACCATGCACAA GCCTTTGCAATTCCAGGGCAGTATGCTTTTGCACATCAAGAT TTGACCAAGCTTCACCAGTTGGCTATGCAGCATATCCCCCTCCCTTCCCTTGGGCAGAGCAACCCTACCTTCCCTG GTTTGGATGCATCTGCCCACACAAGTTCACAAGAGCTGGCAATACCTAATGAT TTTATTGGCTGCATAATTGGAAGACAAGGCAGCAAGATCAATGAGATTCGCCAGGTCTCTGGAGCTCACATCAAAATTGCCAGCGCCACTGATGGCTCAGCCATGCGCCAAGTCACGATCACCGGCTCGCTGGCCAGCATCAGCGTGGCCCAGTACCTCATCAACGCCAG CTTAGAGATGGCTAAATACACCATGCAGGCCGCTTCCGCAGCGACTTCAGTTGACCTCAACATGAGCTTTGCTCAGTCCGCTCCTACTGCCTCCGCTGCTGCTACCTCTATGGCCGTCCTGGCGGCCACAACCCAAGCCCCAACCACCATTAACGTCCAATCTCCTTCCACCTTATCAGCCTTCCAAAACCCACACTACGCCGTACCCGTTTCCAGCCTTCTCGGCATGAAAACTCTGCCTGTCCTGGCTATGCACCCAGCAGCTGCTTCTAGCCTAGCACAGAGTTTATCCCCATTCACCGCAAAAATGCAGACCTCCGGTATCAAAAAATCTGACCGCCAGAAGTTTGCTCCCTATTGA
- the zgc:110045 gene encoding poly(rC)-binding protein 3 isoform X2: protein MSDKEEMASDGSLNVTLTLRLLMHGKEVGSIIGKKGETVKKMREESGARINISEGSSPERIVTITGPTEGIFKAFSMIALKFEEDITAAMTNSNVTSKPPVTLRLVFPGSQCGSLIGKGGSKIKEIRETTGAQVQVAGDMLPDSTERAVTISGTPQAITQCVRHICSVMLESPPKGATIPYRPKAIPAGAHAVLAPQHHAQAFAIPGQYAFAHQDLTKLHQLAMQHIPLPSLGQSNPTFPGLDASAHTSSQELAIPNDFIGCIIGRQGSKINEIRQVSGAHIKIASATDGSAMRQVTITGSLASISVAQYLINARLSSMLTGLGVL from the exons ATGTCTGACAAGGAAGAGATGGCTTCAGATGGGAGTCTGAATGTTACATTGACGCTGAGGCTGTTGATGCATGGAAAG GAAGTTGGCAGCATAATTGGCAAG AAAGGAGAAACCGTAaagaagatgagagaggag AGTGGTGCTCGTATCAACATATCAGAGGGCTCTTCTCCTGAGAGGATTGTCACCATCACAGGACCCACAGAGGGCATCTTTAAAGCTTTCTCCATGATCGCACTGAAGTTTGAAGAG GACATTACTGCAGCAATGACAAACAGCAACGTGACAAGCAAGCCACCTGTGACACTTCGCCTGGTTTTCCCAGGGAGCCAGTGTGGCTCACTGATTGGCAAAGGAGGCTCAAAGATTAAAGAGATCAGAGAG ACCACAGGCGCCCAGGTTCAGGTGGCTGGAGACATGCTGCCGGACTCCACAGAGAGGGCTGTCACAATCTCGGGCACTCCACAGGCCATCACTCAGTGTGTAAGACACATCTGTTCTGTCATGCTGGAG TCTCCACCGAAAGGAGCGACTATTCCCTACCGTCCAAAGGCCATACCTGCAGGTGCTCATGCAGTATTAGCACCGCAGCACCATGCACAA GCCTTTGCAATTCCAGGGCAGTATGCTTTTGCACATCAAGAT TTGACCAAGCTTCACCAGTTGGCTATGCAGCATATCCCCCTCCCTTCCCTTGGGCAGAGCAACCCTACCTTCCCTG GTTTGGATGCATCTGCCCACACAAGTTCACAAGAGCTGGCAATACCTAATGAT TTTATTGGCTGCATAATTGGAAGACAAGGCAGCAAGATCAATGAGATTCGCCAGGTCTCTGGAGCTCACATCAAAATTGCCAGCGCCACTGATGGCTCAGCCATGCGCCAAGTCACGATCACCGGCTCGCTGGCCAGCATCAGCGTGGCCCAGTACCTCATCAACGCCAG GCTCTCATCAATGCTAACAGGCTTGGGTGTTCTGTAG